The Micromonospora sp. Llam0 genome includes a window with the following:
- the eccCb gene encoding type VII secretion protein EccCb gives MAGIVLTRSERRPAPEIPAGEVRVPPPPQVADPDSGRWQRLLALLPMAGGSVAMAVLPGRDGGVYPYLMAAVFGVSTLAMLAASWNSAPGADARSSTDLARRRYLRQLAGLRSQVRETVGRQRTALNYRYPDPGRLWSTAASSRVWERRPHDRDFATVRVGVGSRPLATPLVPPADDRPVDEIEPLTAAALRRFIDSYSVVPGLPIVVGLRDVARIFVVGRPDGDAPDGAPAALVRAVLAQLAVLHAPDDLRIAVYAPADRRDRWEWVKWLPHAGHPQRTDATGPLRLVAGSGVELARLLDSMSAAHVVVVCDGTDPNDGTDPSDGTGAHDGTAAVDGAEPDLGGGNGVTVVQVGVPAPRILDRVTMELSVDSSGRLVIRGSTGPIDTGTADGLGVVEAEALARQLAPLRLASNSGPARSAAVAQADLVQLLGFGSGGAGARWWTTAGPDRSPPVDRHLRVPFGVTPEGRPVELDLKESALHGMGPHGLVVGATGSGKSELLRTLVLGLALTHPPESLNLVLIDFKGGATFAALDRLPHTAAVITNLAQELPLVDRMADALHGEVVRRQQLLRRAGNLASRQDYLRVQPTDEALPPLPSLVIVCDEFTELLTAKPDFIDIFLQIGRVGRSLGMHLVLASQRVDEGRLRGLDTHLAYQIGLRTFSALESRAVLGVPDAYHLPREPGHGFLRYGTGAPVRFRAAHVSGPYRRPAPRRAGGPRSTPRLYGFRTHPVPAAASRPEPAGVPSGAGTSLLEVSVDRLARHGPPAHRVWLPPLGEPPQLDDLLGPVRLVPGRGPAVADPDRSGRLRVAVAAVDKPYEQRRDPLWLDLDGAAGHVAVVGAPQSGKSQLIRTLICALALTRSPAEVQVYCLDFGGGALAGLRDLPHVGGVTVRTEPATVRRTVAEVTELLASRERRFARDGVESMAAYRARRSTGSGSGSDSTPDDPYGDVFLVVDGWTSLRGEYDDLEPSITDLATRGLSYGVHLVASAPRWADFRPALRDLFGSRLELRLGDPIDSLVSHRSAANVPPGSPGRGITSDGLHFLAAVAAVSTLVDAFADGWAGPSAPPVRLLPDLLPYAALDRTGTAGLRLPIGLAESDLRPVSIDFAADPHLLLFGDAETGKSSFLRAIATTVAGRFAPEQARLIIVDYRRSLLGAVDTDHLIGYGGNASHTTDLIDSAADHLRRRLPGPDVTAAQLAGRSWWTGPELFVLVDDYDLVAAGPVNPIHPLLEYLVHARDVGLHLVLARRVGGAGRALYEPVVQQLRESSAAGLVLSGDPDEGQLVGGVRAEPLPPGRGRLVTRRDGIRLVQLAYLPAGDPTGPTGGANRLSASLKTASDSAESR, from the coding sequence ACCGACCTGGCCCGGCGTCGCTACCTACGGCAGTTGGCCGGCCTGCGCAGCCAGGTCCGGGAGACCGTGGGCCGGCAACGGACCGCGCTGAACTACCGGTACCCGGATCCCGGTCGGTTGTGGTCGACGGCGGCGAGCAGTCGGGTCTGGGAGCGCCGACCGCATGACCGGGATTTCGCGACCGTACGGGTCGGGGTCGGATCGCGCCCGCTCGCCACCCCGCTCGTGCCGCCGGCCGACGACCGGCCGGTGGACGAGATCGAGCCGCTCACCGCCGCGGCGCTACGACGGTTCATCGACTCGTACTCGGTGGTACCGGGGTTGCCGATCGTGGTCGGGCTGCGCGACGTCGCCCGGATCTTCGTCGTCGGACGGCCGGACGGCGATGCCCCGGACGGGGCACCGGCCGCGCTGGTACGCGCGGTGCTGGCCCAACTGGCCGTCCTGCACGCCCCGGACGATCTGCGTATCGCGGTCTACGCGCCGGCCGACCGCCGCGACCGGTGGGAGTGGGTCAAGTGGCTGCCGCACGCTGGTCATCCGCAACGCACCGACGCCACCGGCCCGCTGCGGTTGGTCGCCGGCAGCGGGGTGGAGCTGGCCCGGCTGCTGGACTCGATGTCCGCCGCGCACGTCGTGGTGGTGTGCGACGGCACCGATCCCAACGACGGGACAGATCCGAGTGACGGGACTGGGGCGCACGACGGGACCGCAGCGGTCGACGGGGCCGAACCCGACCTCGGCGGCGGGAACGGCGTCACCGTGGTCCAGGTGGGCGTACCGGCGCCACGGATACTCGACCGGGTCACCATGGAGCTGTCGGTCGATTCGTCCGGTCGGCTGGTCATCCGTGGGTCGACCGGGCCCATCGACACCGGGACGGCCGACGGGCTGGGTGTCGTCGAAGCGGAGGCCCTCGCCCGGCAGCTCGCCCCGTTGCGGCTCGCGTCGAACAGCGGGCCGGCCCGGTCCGCCGCAGTGGCCCAGGCGGACCTGGTCCAGCTGCTCGGCTTCGGCAGCGGTGGTGCCGGTGCCCGCTGGTGGACGACGGCCGGACCGGACCGCAGCCCGCCGGTCGACCGCCACCTGCGGGTCCCGTTCGGGGTCACCCCCGAGGGGCGCCCGGTCGAGCTCGATCTCAAGGAGTCGGCGCTGCACGGCATGGGGCCGCACGGGCTGGTGGTCGGCGCCACCGGCTCCGGCAAGTCGGAGCTGCTCCGTACGCTGGTCCTCGGGTTGGCGCTCACCCACCCGCCGGAGTCGTTGAACCTCGTCCTGATCGACTTCAAGGGTGGTGCCACGTTCGCCGCGTTGGACCGGTTGCCGCACACCGCCGCGGTGATCACCAACCTGGCGCAGGAGCTACCGCTGGTGGACCGGATGGCCGACGCGCTGCACGGTGAGGTGGTCCGCCGCCAGCAGCTGCTGCGCCGGGCGGGCAACCTGGCCAGCCGACAGGACTACCTGCGGGTGCAGCCGACCGACGAGGCCCTGCCGCCGCTGCCGTCACTGGTGATCGTCTGCGACGAGTTCACCGAACTGCTCACCGCCAAGCCCGACTTCATCGACATCTTCCTGCAGATCGGCCGGGTCGGACGGTCCCTGGGGATGCATCTGGTGCTCGCCTCGCAGCGGGTGGACGAGGGCCGGTTGCGGGGACTGGACACCCATCTGGCGTACCAGATCGGGCTGCGGACCTTCTCCGCGCTGGAGTCGCGGGCGGTCCTCGGCGTACCGGACGCGTACCACCTGCCCCGCGAGCCGGGCCACGGTTTCCTGCGGTACGGCACCGGGGCACCGGTCCGGTTCCGGGCCGCCCACGTCTCCGGGCCGTACCGCCGACCGGCCCCGCGCCGGGCCGGTGGTCCCCGCTCGACGCCGAGGCTGTACGGCTTCCGGACGCACCCGGTGCCGGCGGCCGCCAGCCGGCCGGAACCGGCAGGAGTGCCGTCGGGCGCCGGCACCAGCCTGCTCGAGGTGAGCGTCGACCGGCTGGCCCGGCACGGTCCACCGGCGCACCGGGTCTGGCTGCCGCCGCTGGGCGAGCCGCCCCAGTTGGACGACCTGCTCGGTCCGGTACGGCTGGTGCCCGGTCGGGGCCCGGCCGTGGCCGACCCGGACCGGTCGGGGCGGCTGCGGGTGGCCGTCGCCGCCGTCGACAAGCCGTACGAGCAGCGCCGGGATCCCTTGTGGCTGGATCTGGACGGGGCGGCCGGGCACGTCGCGGTGGTCGGCGCGCCGCAGAGCGGGAAGTCCCAGCTGATCCGGACGTTGATCTGTGCCCTGGCGTTGACCCGTTCCCCGGCCGAGGTGCAGGTGTACTGCCTGGACTTCGGCGGCGGGGCGTTGGCCGGGCTGCGGGACCTGCCACACGTCGGCGGGGTGACGGTGCGGACCGAACCGGCGACGGTACGGCGTACCGTCGCCGAGGTCACCGAACTGCTCGCGAGCCGGGAGCGGCGGTTCGCCCGGGATGGGGTGGAGTCGATGGCCGCGTACCGTGCCCGCCGCTCGACCGGGTCCGGGTCCGGGTCCGACAGTACGCCGGACGACCCGTACGGTGACGTCTTCCTGGTCGTCGACGGCTGGACCAGCCTACGCGGCGAGTACGACGACCTGGAACCGTCGATCACCGACCTGGCCACCCGTGGCCTGTCGTACGGGGTGCATCTGGTCGCCTCGGCACCCCGCTGGGCTGACTTCCGGCCGGCGCTGCGGGACCTGTTCGGCTCCCGGCTGGAGCTGCGACTCGGCGACCCGATCGATTCGCTGGTGTCGCACCGGTCGGCGGCCAACGTGCCACCGGGGTCGCCGGGCCGCGGGATCACAAGCGACGGCCTGCACTTCCTCGCCGCCGTGGCTGCGGTGTCCACCCTGGTCGATGCGTTCGCGGACGGCTGGGCGGGGCCGTCGGCACCGCCGGTCCGGCTGCTACCGGACCTGCTGCCGTACGCCGCGTTGGACCGTACCGGCACGGCAGGGCTCCGGCTGCCGATCGGGCTGGCCGAGTCGGACCTGCGACCGGTGTCGATCGATTTCGCCGCTGATCCGCACCTGCTGCTGTTCGGCGACGCGGAGACCGGCAAGTCGAGTTTCCTGCGTGCCATCGCCACCACCGTCGCCGGTCGGTTCGCCCCCGAGCAGGCCCGGCTGATCATCGTCGACTACCGTCGCAGCCTGCTCGGCGCGGTGGACACCGACCACCTGATCGGCTACGGCGGCAACGCGTCGCACACCACCGACCTGATCGACTCGGCCGCGGATCATCTGCGGCGGCGGCTGCCCGGACCGGACGTCACCGCCGCGCAGTTGGCCGGCCGCTCCTGGTGGACCGGACCTGAGCTGTTCGTCCTGGTCGACGACTACGACCTGGTCGCGGCCGGGCCGGTGAACCCGATCCACCCGCTGTTGGAGTATCTGGTGCACGCCCGTGACGTCGGCCTGCACCTGGTGCTCGCCCGCCGCGTCGGGGGTGCCGGGCGGGCCCTGTACGAGCCCGTCGTCCAGCAGTTGCGCGAGTCGTCCGCCGCCGGGCTGGTGCTCTCCGGCGACCCCGACGAGGGGCAACTCGTCGGCGGGGTCCGCGCCGAGCCGCTACCCCCCGGCCGAGGTCGGCTGGTCACCCGCCGGGACGGCATCCGTCTGGTGCAACTGGCGTACCTGCCGGCGGGCGATCCGACCGGGCCCACCGGCGGCGCGAACCGGCTATCGGCTTCCCTCAAGACTGCTTCTGACAGTGCAGAATCGCGGTAA
- the mycP gene encoding type VII secretion-associated serine protease mycosin, whose translation MTSLPRHPRSAARWLAGAVLVLVTAVSGPAAPPGPGLEPGRIGTGSAAAATAALPVRYDPIRDEQWQLRELSATTAWQYATGTGVTVAVIDSGVDASHIDLAGQVLPGIDFVEDGDGWSDPVGHGTTVAALIAGRDDDEDGVLGLAPDARILPVRVLDEENRYDDALVVAKAVRWAVDNGARVINLSLGGSGDSPELAAALDYAFASDVVVVACTGNVSANGTSRVWYPAREPGVVAVAGMDRGGEQLWAGSITGPETVLTAPATGLVGARPDGYWQVQGTSFAAPLVAATAALIRSRFPEMSAGTVVTRLIETARDLGTPGRDDRYGFGLVDPVAALTDGVDAVPRNPLDDNRTPGVVGFGPAPGLESAAPTLAGGSTRMGGQDTGDQGAGWAIGPISGQRSESGQGLLSSGLLLLVTAVIGSWLARRMRMTTAAARSDVRRTPRWRSGGYSVLPEPPPTTPPRR comes from the coding sequence GTGACGTCGTTGCCGCGCCATCCACGCAGCGCCGCCCGTTGGCTCGCCGGGGCGGTGCTGGTCCTGGTGACCGCCGTCAGCGGCCCGGCCGCGCCGCCCGGACCCGGGTTGGAGCCGGGACGCATCGGCACGGGGTCGGCAGCGGCGGCGACCGCCGCGCTTCCCGTCCGGTACGACCCGATCCGGGACGAACAGTGGCAGTTGCGGGAGTTGTCGGCGACCACCGCCTGGCAGTACGCCACCGGCACCGGGGTCACCGTCGCGGTGATCGATTCCGGGGTGGACGCCAGCCACATCGACCTCGCCGGCCAGGTGCTACCCGGGATCGACTTCGTCGAGGACGGTGACGGCTGGTCCGACCCGGTCGGGCACGGCACCACCGTCGCCGCGCTGATCGCCGGACGTGACGACGACGAGGACGGGGTGCTCGGGCTCGCCCCGGACGCCCGGATTCTGCCGGTCCGGGTGCTCGACGAGGAGAACCGCTACGACGACGCGCTGGTCGTCGCCAAGGCGGTCCGCTGGGCGGTCGACAACGGGGCCCGGGTGATCAACCTGTCGCTGGGCGGCAGCGGCGACAGCCCGGAGCTGGCCGCCGCGCTGGACTACGCGTTCGCCAGCGACGTCGTGGTGGTCGCCTGCACCGGCAACGTCTCTGCCAACGGCACGTCGCGGGTCTGGTATCCGGCCCGGGAACCGGGCGTCGTCGCCGTCGCCGGGATGGACCGCGGTGGCGAGCAACTGTGGGCCGGTTCGATCACCGGGCCGGAGACGGTCCTCACCGCACCCGCCACCGGGCTGGTCGGCGCCCGACCCGACGGCTACTGGCAGGTGCAGGGCACCAGTTTCGCCGCGCCCCTGGTGGCCGCGACCGCGGCACTGATCCGGTCCCGATTCCCGGAGATGTCGGCGGGCACGGTGGTCACCCGGCTCATCGAGACCGCCCGCGACCTGGGCACGCCGGGCCGGGACGACCGCTACGGCTTCGGCCTGGTCGATCCGGTGGCTGCGCTGACCGACGGGGTCGACGCGGTGCCGCGCAATCCGCTCGACGACAACCGGACCCCGGGGGTGGTCGGCTTCGGCCCAGCCCCCGGTCTGGAGTCCGCAGCGCCGACGCTGGCCGGCGGCTCGACCCGGATGGGCGGTCAGGACACCGGCGACCAGGGGGCCGGATGGGCGATCGGGCCGATCAGCGGACAGCGTAGTGAAAGCGGCCAAGGGCTGCTCAGCAGCGGTCTGCTGCTGCTGGTCACGGCCGTCATCGGCAGCTGGCTGGCCCGGCGGATGCGGATGACGACGGCGGCTGCCCGCAGCGACGTCAGGCGCACTCCCCGGTGGCGGTCCGGCGGGTACTCCGTACTCCCAGAACCGCCACCGACGACGCCTCCTCGGCGGTGA
- a CDS encoding MarP family serine protease has product MSAVDVVLLLLMLVFAISGYRQGFLIGVLSFAGFIGGALVGLQLGPLLAEQFVDTVARVVVSLVAVFGLAVLGQALAGWAGSRLRHAITSPVGRRADDLGGAAISLVAVLLVAWLVAVPLGSSAMPGLAGAVRNSALLNGIDRVMPPQAQALSNALRDTVDTRGFPDVFGGLTPTRVREVPAPDPALAGSEVVANAQRSVVKVLGSAPRCSRRIEGSGFVYAEDRVMTNAHVVAGTQTVAVEVLGERHNGRVVVYDPERDLAVIYVPNLPAPVMPFADRPAPTGADAIVLGFPLDGPYDAQSARVRDVGPITGPNIYDDGEVLREVYTIRALVRSGNSGGPLVAANGLVLGVIFAAAADDPNTGFAVTAEEASSVAVLGVRSTRRTATGECA; this is encoded by the coding sequence GTGTCCGCCGTCGACGTCGTGCTGCTGCTGCTCATGCTGGTATTCGCGATCAGCGGTTACCGCCAGGGATTCCTGATCGGGGTGCTGTCCTTCGCCGGGTTCATCGGCGGCGCACTGGTCGGTCTGCAGCTCGGGCCGCTGCTGGCTGAACAGTTCGTCGACACAGTGGCCCGGGTCGTGGTGTCACTGGTCGCGGTGTTCGGCCTCGCCGTCCTCGGCCAGGCACTGGCCGGCTGGGCCGGCTCCCGGCTGCGGCACGCCATCACCAGCCCGGTGGGACGCCGGGCCGACGACCTCGGCGGGGCGGCGATCTCGCTGGTGGCGGTGCTGCTCGTGGCCTGGCTGGTCGCGGTGCCGCTGGGCTCCTCCGCGATGCCCGGCCTGGCCGGGGCGGTACGCAACAGCGCCCTGCTCAACGGCATCGACCGGGTGATGCCACCGCAGGCGCAGGCGTTGTCCAACGCGCTGCGGGACACCGTCGACACCCGCGGCTTCCCGGACGTCTTCGGCGGGCTCACCCCGACCCGGGTCCGCGAGGTGCCGGCCCCGGACCCGGCGTTGGCCGGTTCCGAGGTGGTGGCGAACGCCCAGCGGTCGGTGGTCAAGGTGCTCGGCTCCGCGCCCCGCTGCTCCCGCCGGATCGAAGGCTCCGGGTTCGTCTACGCCGAGGACCGGGTGATGACCAACGCGCACGTGGTCGCCGGTACGCAGACCGTGGCGGTGGAGGTTCTGGGCGAGCGGCACAACGGCCGAGTGGTGGTCTACGACCCGGAGCGGGACCTGGCGGTCATCTACGTGCCGAACCTGCCGGCTCCGGTGATGCCGTTCGCCGACCGTCCGGCCCCGACCGGTGCCGACGCGATCGTGCTCGGCTTCCCGCTGGACGGGCCGTACGATGCGCAGTCCGCCCGGGTCCGCGACGTCGGGCCGATCACCGGCCCGAACATCTATGACGACGGTGAGGTCCTCCGCGAGGTCTACACGATCCGCGCGCTGGTCCGGTCCGGCAACTCCGGGGGCCCGCTGGTCGCGGCCAACGGACTCGTACTCGGGGTGATCTTCGCGGCGGCGGCGGACGACCCGAACACCGGATTCGCGGTCACCGCCGAGGAGGCGTCGTCGGTGGCGGTTCTGGGAGTACGGAGTACCCGCCGGACCGCCACCGGGGAGTGCGCCTGA
- a CDS encoding CoA pyrophosphatase: MTGPPPSEPLPAWWQPLLTRVRSARTADFTRVATPARGGRPSAVLVLLGEHRPGEPDVLLLQRAATMRNHAGQPAFPGGAADPGDRDARATALREAEEEVGLDPGSVTVLAQLPRLWIPVSGFVVTPVLGWWHRPHPVHPRQPEEVAHVTRLPVDELVDPDNRLQVRHPSGWVAPAFQVRGMLVWGFTAGVLSALLDMAGWAGAWPTGRIIDLPPEPSPGGDPSAAGLPDTLGDRAGGAAATVDGSAGLPG, encoded by the coding sequence GTGACCGGCCCACCGCCCTCCGAACCGTTGCCGGCCTGGTGGCAGCCGTTGCTCACCCGGGTACGCTCCGCCCGTACCGCCGATTTCACCCGGGTGGCGACCCCGGCCCGGGGTGGTCGACCGAGCGCGGTGCTGGTCCTGCTCGGCGAGCATCGGCCGGGTGAGCCCGACGTGTTGCTGCTGCAGCGGGCCGCGACCATGCGCAACCACGCCGGGCAGCCCGCGTTCCCGGGCGGCGCGGCCGACCCGGGCGACCGGGACGCGCGGGCGACCGCGTTACGGGAGGCCGAGGAGGAGGTCGGGTTGGACCCGGGCAGCGTCACCGTGCTCGCCCAACTGCCCCGGCTGTGGATCCCGGTGAGCGGCTTCGTGGTCACCCCGGTGCTCGGCTGGTGGCATCGGCCACATCCGGTGCATCCCCGACAACCGGAAGAAGTGGCACATGTCACTCGACTGCCGGTTGATGAGCTGGTGGATCCGGACAACCGACTCCAGGTACGCCACCCGAGCGGCTGGGTGGCACCGGCCTTCCAGGTGCGCGGCATGCTGGTCTGGGGATTCACCGCCGGGGTGCTGTCCGCCCTGCTGGACATGGCCGGCTGGGCCGGAGCCTGGCCGACCGGTCGGATCATCGACCTGCCGCCCGAGCCGTCGCCCGGCGGCGACCCGTCGGCCGCCGGTCTGCCCGACACGCTCGGTGACCGGGCCGGCGGCGCTGCGGCAACTGTGGACGGCTCCGCCGGCCTGCCGGGCTGA
- a CDS encoding TlpA disulfide reductase family protein codes for MSAGRPSGLGRRLGPGSLFAAVLVPLLLAASGCTTDPGAAAGDAAGASGPVPFADCAGLTAPPAAAAGAVPQPSTVAAPQPSAAAGSPSGGGTPLPDVSLACFADGTVVDVAAVRGPAVINFWGSWCKPCREELPALQRLADRTAGQLHLIGVNTYDDRDPAVAVAEDLGLRFPSLVDRDRQLLLAVERVGLPLTLFVDGDGEIRRTYEGTVDDATLADLVGRELGLAVAP; via the coding sequence ATGAGCGCCGGCCGCCCGTCGGGGCTCGGCCGTCGGCTCGGGCCGGGGTCGTTGTTCGCCGCCGTCCTGGTGCCGTTGCTGCTGGCGGCGTCCGGTTGCACCACGGACCCGGGTGCTGCGGCGGGCGACGCTGCCGGAGCGTCCGGACCGGTCCCGTTCGCCGACTGCGCCGGCCTGACCGCGCCGCCCGCCGCAGCGGCCGGTGCCGTGCCGCAACCGTCGACCGTCGCCGCGCCGCAGCCATCTGCCGCTGCCGGTAGCCCGTCGGGCGGCGGCACTCCGCTGCCCGACGTCAGCCTGGCCTGCTTCGCCGACGGGACGGTCGTCGACGTCGCGGCGGTACGCGGGCCCGCTGTGATCAACTTCTGGGGCTCCTGGTGCAAGCCCTGCCGGGAGGAGCTGCCGGCGCTGCAACGCCTCGCCGACCGTACCGCCGGACAGCTGCACCTGATCGGCGTCAACACCTACGACGACCGGGATCCCGCCGTCGCCGTCGCCGAGGATCTGGGGCTGCGGTTCCCGAGTCTGGTCGACCGGGACCGGCAGCTGCTGCTGGCGGTCGAGCGGGTCGGCCTGCCGCTGACCCTGTTCGTCGACGGTGACGGGGAGATCCGTCGGACGTACGAGGGCACCGTCGACGACGCCACGCTCGCCGACCTGGTCGGGCGCGAGTTGGGCCTGGCGGTGGCCCCGTGA
- the nth gene encoding endonuclease III: MARLLAQTHPDAHCELDHDGPLQLAVATILSAQCTDKRVNEVTPKLFARYPTAADYAAADRAELEELIRPTGFFRNKASSLIRLGQALTERYAGAVPRRLPQLVELPGIGRKTANVILGNAFDVPGITVDTHFQRLVRRWAWTDESDPVKIEHAVGAMIERRDWTMLSHRVIFHGRRVCHARRPACGACTLAPLCPAYGTGPTAAAEAVKLLKGPRARELAEQAGIPADLVPAAAVAAEVP, encoded by the coding sequence ATGGCGAGACTACTGGCGCAGACCCATCCCGATGCGCACTGCGAGCTCGACCACGACGGTCCGCTGCAGTTGGCGGTCGCCACTATCCTGTCCGCGCAGTGCACCGACAAACGGGTCAACGAGGTCACCCCGAAGCTGTTCGCCCGCTACCCGACGGCTGCCGACTACGCCGCCGCCGACCGGGCCGAGCTGGAGGAGCTGATCCGGCCGACCGGGTTCTTCCGGAACAAGGCCAGCTCGCTGATCCGGCTCGGCCAGGCATTGACCGAGCGGTACGCCGGTGCGGTACCACGCCGTCTGCCGCAGCTGGTCGAGTTGCCCGGGATCGGCCGCAAGACCGCGAACGTCATCCTCGGTAACGCGTTCGATGTGCCCGGCATCACCGTCGACACCCATTTTCAACGGCTGGTCCGCCGCTGGGCGTGGACCGACGAGTCCGATCCGGTGAAGATCGAACACGCGGTCGGCGCGATGATCGAACGCCGGGACTGGACGATGCTGTCCCACCGGGTGATCTTCCACGGCCGACGGGTCTGCCACGCCCGTAGACCGGCCTGCGGCGCGTGTACGCTCGCCCCGCTCTGCCCGGCGTACGGCACCGGTCCGACCGCCGCAGCCGAGGCGGTGAAGCTGCTCAAGGGCCCGCGCGCGAGGGAGCTGGCCGAGCAGGCCGGAATCCCCGCCGACCTGGTGCCGGCGGCGGCCGTCGCCGCCGAGGTGCCATGA
- a CDS encoding CapA family protein, whose product MSIVVLTAVLLGAVLIGIVALGGVGRSGTEPQWQSAASPTVASPTATASPEPQAISMSATGDIVLGNAPDRLPPDGGAGFFDSVAEALAADLVMGNLEEPLTVDTGTGKCAPDATQCHQFRAPPEYAAHLRDAGFMLLNQANNHGYDYGEAGYRNTQQTLEEHGMRHTGALDQITVLDVDGVSVAVAGFSSYSPPNNSLINLDAAAEVVRRADEQADLVVVQVHMGAEGAEMTRVTPGTELFAGENRGDPMAFGRAMIDAGADLIVGHGPHVLRGMEFYQGRLIAYSLGNFAGGGGTLNNNGRLGWGGVLKVTLDPDGDWVDGEFVATYMNGSGLPVVDEQRRGLDLVRELSGSDFPQTGAEFDDDGTISPPSD is encoded by the coding sequence CTGTCGATCGTCGTGCTGACCGCCGTTCTGCTCGGTGCCGTGCTGATCGGCATCGTCGCGCTCGGTGGGGTCGGCCGGTCCGGAACCGAACCGCAGTGGCAGTCGGCTGCCTCGCCGACGGTGGCGTCGCCGACCGCCACCGCGTCGCCGGAGCCGCAGGCGATCTCGATGTCGGCCACCGGCGACATCGTGCTCGGCAACGCCCCCGATCGGCTGCCGCCCGACGGCGGTGCCGGCTTCTTCGACTCGGTGGCCGAGGCCCTCGCCGCCGACCTGGTGATGGGCAACCTGGAGGAGCCGCTGACGGTCGACACCGGGACCGGCAAGTGCGCCCCGGACGCCACCCAGTGCCACCAGTTCCGGGCCCCGCCCGAGTACGCGGCCCACCTGCGTGACGCCGGGTTCATGCTGCTCAACCAGGCCAACAACCATGGGTACGACTACGGCGAGGCCGGATACCGCAACACCCAGCAGACGCTGGAGGAGCACGGTATGCGGCACACCGGCGCGCTCGACCAGATCACCGTGCTGGACGTCGACGGGGTGAGTGTCGCGGTGGCCGGCTTCTCCTCGTACTCCCCGCCGAACAACAGCCTGATCAACCTGGACGCCGCGGCGGAGGTGGTCCGGCGCGCCGACGAGCAGGCCGACCTGGTCGTCGTGCAGGTCCACATGGGTGCCGAGGGAGCGGAGATGACCCGGGTCACCCCGGGCACGGAGTTGTTCGCCGGAGAGAACCGTGGCGACCCGATGGCCTTCGGACGGGCGATGATCGACGCCGGGGCGGACCTGATCGTCGGCCACGGCCCGCACGTGCTGCGCGGCATGGAGTTCTACCAGGGCCGGCTGATCGCGTACAGCCTCGGAAATTTCGCCGGTGGCGGCGGCACGTTGAACAACAACGGCCGGCTGGGCTGGGGCGGGGTGCTGAAGGTGACCCTCGACCCGGACGGCGACTGGGTCGACGGCGAGTTCGTTGCCACGTACATGAACGGCAGCGGTCTGCCCGTCGTCGACGAGCAACGCCGAGGGCTCGACCTGGTCCGGGAGCTGAGCGGGTCGGACTTTCCGCAGACCGGCGCCGAGTTCGACGATGACGGCACCATCTCACCGCCGTCGGACTGA
- a CDS encoding adenosylcobinamide amidohydrolase encodes MSPDVARPWFTTRTEDGRTLPYACWALTEPLLAISSAPLGGGIGLRWWVINATVPMSYRRDDPDTHLVALAEQADLRGPGVGLLTGVDVRRMVTRDEAGVQVWATVGLGTPVLAAAPSAAGLAPPPAGTINIVAALPVRLGEAALVNAVATITEAKTQALVELGLRATGTATDAVVVLCPPDGPEQRYGGPRSTWGARLARVAHAAVRGGTGQHGGATDPQGRQIGHGDKPAGRLSSPGTPGR; translated from the coding sequence GTGTCTCCCGACGTCGCCCGCCCATGGTTCACCACCCGCACCGAGGACGGCCGGACCCTGCCGTACGCCTGCTGGGCGCTCACCGAGCCGCTGCTGGCCATCAGCTCCGCCCCGCTGGGCGGCGGGATCGGACTGCGCTGGTGGGTGATCAACGCGACCGTGCCGATGTCGTACCGCCGCGACGACCCCGACACCCACCTCGTCGCGCTGGCCGAGCAGGCCGACCTGCGCGGGCCCGGCGTCGGCCTGCTCACCGGGGTGGACGTGCGTCGGATGGTGACCCGCGACGAGGCCGGCGTGCAGGTGTGGGCGACCGTCGGGCTCGGCACCCCGGTGCTGGCCGCCGCGCCGAGCGCCGCCGGCCTCGCACCGCCGCCGGCCGGGACGATCAACATCGTGGCGGCGCTTCCGGTACGGCTCGGTGAGGCCGCCCTGGTGAACGCGGTCGCCACCATCACCGAGGCGAAGACCCAGGCGCTGGTCGAGCTCGGACTGCGGGCCACCGGCACGGCGACCGACGCGGTGGTGGTGCTCTGCCCGCCGGACGGGCCCGAGCAGCGGTACGGCGGTCCCCGGTCGACGTGGGGCGCGCGGCTCGCCCGGGTGGCGCACGCGGCGGTACGCGGTGGCACCGGCCAGCATGGTGGCGCGACGGACCCGCAAGGACGGCAGATCGGACACGGGGACAAACCAGCCGGACGGTTGTCGTCGCCGGGGACTCCCGGCCGGTAG